The following coding sequences lie in one Vibrio toranzoniae genomic window:
- a CDS encoding OmpA family protein, producing MLSIALAGCETTLPTSMLGGGMLETAPQTDYDLIHPEWGEVQATHVTSHRSYATQNKTRQQTHTTITTNYGRGVSTNDPLEVFLRQNRIDFEVLPGNHVMVKLEQHVNFKTGSAFPEPAYNQWLDTLGSYLSQRQDIDVVIEGHTDNTGTDQINDPLSEKRAKEVKARLESNYVSSRSIYTRGFGEYVPACTNASAQGKACNRRVELMLIVAK from the coding sequence ATGTTAAGCATAGCTTTGGCTGGTTGTGAAACGACGTTACCGACAAGTATGTTAGGTGGTGGAATGCTAGAGACTGCACCGCAAACGGATTACGATCTTATCCATCCTGAATGGGGTGAGGTTCAAGCAACACACGTCACGAGCCACCGAAGCTACGCAACCCAAAATAAGACTCGTCAGCAAACTCATACTACAATCACAACCAACTACGGACGTGGCGTATCGACCAATGATCCGTTGGAAGTCTTTTTAAGACAAAATCGAATCGATTTCGAAGTTTTACCTGGCAACCATGTGATGGTAAAGCTTGAACAACATGTGAACTTTAAGACAGGCTCTGCATTTCCCGAACCTGCTTACAACCAATGGTTAGATACATTGGGCAGTTACTTATCTCAACGCCAAGACATCGATGTTGTGATTGAAGGTCATACCGACAACACAGGTACTGATCAAATCAATGATCCTCTTTCAGAGAAGCGTGCAAAAGAAGTGAAAGCTCGATTAGAGAGCAACTACGTGTCGAGTCGTTCAATCTATACTCGCGGTTTTGGTGAGTATGTTCCGGCTTGTACCAACGCTTCAGCGCAAGGTAAGGCGTGTAACCGCCGTGTAGAGCTGATGCTGATTGTGGCGAAATAG